The Urbifossiella limnaea nucleotide sequence TCACCAGCCCGTCGCCGGTGTTGACCGAGTGATCGTCACCGGTGCATAATGTCACAGGTTGAGGGCACACGTATGTCGATCGCAATACCGCCGCGCCCGCAGACTCTGGCCGACCTGGCAGGGGTGGAAGGGAAGGCCGAACTCGTCGCCGGGAGGATCGTTAGGTACATGGCGACCGGACGTATCCCGAGCCGAATTTCCAAGCGGATCACCCGCAGCCTCGACGACCATGAGATACGAACCGGCCTCGGCGAGTCGTTCGGCGACAGCCTCGGCTACGCTCTGCCACAACCACTGCCGAACGGCCGGCAGTCGTTCCAGCCGGACGCGTCGTACTACATCGGCCCCGCACCCTACGACGAAGAGAGCTTCGTCGAGGGGGTGCCGACGTTCGCGGCCGAGGTGCGGAGCGAGCACGACTACACGCCGGGGAAGGACCGTGACTACGAGGCCAAGCGCGCAGACTACTTCGCCGCGGGTACCGTCGTGGTTTGGGACGTGAACTACCGAGCCGAAACGGTTTCCAAGTATACCGCCGCCGACCCGCTGACGCCGACCGTGTTCCGCCGCGGCGAGGTGGCCGACGCCGAGCCCGCCGTCCCGGGCTGGCGGTTGCCCGTGGACGACATCTTCGCCTGACCGCGCAAGAATTCCGCCCGGCGGCCGAATCACCACGGGG carries:
- a CDS encoding Uma2 family endonuclease, translating into MSIAIPPRPQTLADLAGVEGKAELVAGRIVRYMATGRIPSRISKRITRSLDDHEIRTGLGESFGDSLGYALPQPLPNGRQSFQPDASYYIGPAPYDEESFVEGVPTFAAEVRSEHDYTPGKDRDYEAKRADYFAAGTVVVWDVNYRAETVSKYTAADPLTPTVFRRGEVADAEPAVPGWRLPVDDIFA